One part of the Mariniblastus fucicola genome encodes these proteins:
- a CDS encoding purine-cytosine permease family protein → MNTPETSQTIASMRPEQLPIPEHELHGWRHFVGLYAAEHVAATEFVIGATFVSLGAATKDILIGLLIGNILAILSWTLITAPIAVQTRLSLYTYLEKIAGDSMTKLYNWANVLIFAVISAAMITVSSTAVRLLFGIPAQLQWYPTSAFFVAVVLAVGMIVVLVAMYGFNAVAEFSSVCGPWLVVMFISGALVLFPALAENVLGRTTLSSLADFITIGDQSIWTGTNSNGEPGIGLWEVIGFAWAANTITHFGLIDMALFRYARRSVYGLCTSAGMLFGHYIAWIAAGIMGAGAAVLLKSTIVELDPGDVAFNALGLSGYVIVIVAGWTTANANLYRAGLAAQAIFHNHSRKKVTFAVGCATVAIACFPFVYRQILPLLTYAGLLVVPVGAIVFAEHVVFPRIGFTRYWARYRKLTHSTPAVASWGAGLVFGFGLNALNVMSFFYLFLPTWVFTIVLYTVLSQRYGAAEKYPVEEAEEEKLNLAIRKFQTQQSSQQKEHAADTSTISKILRVSAQASLALTLALALNVMFRSPDVSTYDYHRGIFYTWGFVFTITYFVSAYWRLRRTKSLNQSDAN, encoded by the coding sequence ATGAATACACCTGAGACATCCCAGACGATTGCCTCGATGAGGCCGGAACAGCTGCCGATTCCCGAGCACGAATTGCACGGTTGGCGTCACTTTGTCGGGCTCTACGCAGCCGAACACGTAGCGGCGACCGAGTTCGTGATCGGCGCAACGTTTGTCTCATTGGGAGCGGCCACGAAAGACATCCTGATCGGTTTGCTGATCGGTAACATTTTGGCCATCCTCAGTTGGACACTGATCACGGCACCGATCGCTGTTCAGACTCGCCTCAGCCTGTACACCTATCTGGAAAAGATCGCTGGCGATTCGATGACGAAGCTCTACAACTGGGCCAACGTGCTGATCTTCGCCGTCATTTCAGCAGCGATGATCACCGTATCGAGCACCGCTGTTCGACTGCTCTTCGGCATCCCGGCTCAATTGCAATGGTATCCCACAAGTGCATTTTTTGTCGCCGTCGTGTTGGCTGTTGGAATGATCGTCGTGTTGGTGGCGATGTATGGATTCAACGCGGTCGCAGAATTTTCAAGCGTTTGCGGACCGTGGCTGGTCGTGATGTTCATCAGCGGAGCATTGGTACTGTTTCCGGCGCTCGCGGAGAATGTTCTGGGGCGAACGACACTGTCGAGCTTGGCCGACTTTATCACGATCGGAGACCAGTCGATTTGGACCGGCACCAACAGCAACGGCGAACCGGGCATCGGACTCTGGGAAGTCATCGGGTTCGCGTGGGCTGCCAACACGATCACGCATTTTGGCTTGATCGACATGGCTTTGTTTCGCTACGCCAGGCGATCAGTTTACGGGCTGTGCACCAGTGCCGGGATGCTCTTTGGCCACTACATCGCGTGGATCGCGGCAGGCATCATGGGAGCCGGAGCAGCCGTTTTGCTGAAGTCCACGATTGTCGAACTGGATCCTGGCGACGTCGCGTTCAATGCTCTCGGACTGTCTGGTTACGTGATCGTGATTGTGGCGGGCTGGACAACAGCGAACGCGAACTTGTACCGCGCGGGCCTCGCAGCGCAAGCCATCTTTCACAACCATTCACGAAAGAAAGTCACTTTTGCAGTGGGCTGTGCGACGGTGGCAATCGCTTGTTTTCCGTTCGTGTATCGCCAGATCCTTCCGCTGTTAACCTATGCCGGATTGCTGGTCGTTCCCGTTGGAGCCATCGTTTTCGCGGAACACGTTGTCTTTCCGCGCATCGGCTTCACACGATACTGGGCTCGCTACCGCAAGCTGACGCATAGCACGCCGGCGGTCGCGTCGTGGGGAGCCGGCCTCGTGTTTGGGTTTGGGCTAAACGCACTGAACGTGATGTCTTTCTTCTATCTGTTCCTTCCGACGTGGGTCTTTACGATCGTCTTGTACACCGTACTTTCGCAACGATACGGAGCCGCCGAGAAGTATCCGGTCGAGGAAGCGGAAGAAGAGAAGCTGAATTTGGCGATCAGGAAATTCCAGACGCAGCAATCTTCGCAGCAGAAAGAGCACGCGGCCGATACGTCGACGATTTCGAAAATCCTTCGTGTCAGCGCCCAAGCCAGCTTGGCCCTGACACTGGCGTTGGCGCTCAACGTGATGTTCCGAAGCCCAGACGTTTCGACTTACGATTACCATCGCGGGATCTTTTATACTTGGGGATTTGTGTTCACAATCACTTATTTCGTGTCCGCCTACTGGAGGCTGCGACGTACCAAATCGCTGAACCAGTCGGACGCGAACTGA
- a CDS encoding mannitol dehydrogenase family protein: MNNLLLLKQKNLSQLPAEIGRPSYDRGQLTAGIVHVGVGGFHRSHEAVYTNELMQESGTSEWAICGIGLRESDRRMAEVLRKQDYLYTLIEKHPDGEIENRVIGSLVDFVLGVDDRSAVIDRMAHPDTRIVSLTITEGGYNVDATTGKFDFSNPDAQHDLENPASPRLVFGFLTAALRKRRDNGLPAFTVQSCDNIQHNGDLTRKILLDFANRQDAELAKWIEDEVSFPNAMVDRITPVTTEADINYLANTFGFHDAWPVTCEPFCQWVIEDNFSNGRPEWEKVGAQFVSDVTPYETMKLRLLNAGHSVLGILGSIFGHETIDGCVKDELFASYLRTFMDVEATPTLDAVAGIDLDQYKDTLIERFGNPNIKDRLERICLESSSKLPVFLIPTINDNLERGGSIKFAALVVAAWCYYSDKGVDQHGKELEIVDELKTLLHNAAKETGRDKLSFLKLKQVFGGLAQNHRFAEVYIEMIDALYANPDVSVLMRKLLSDS, from the coding sequence ATGAACAACCTGCTCCTGTTGAAACAGAAAAATCTATCGCAACTACCCGCCGAAATCGGTCGGCCGTCTTACGATCGCGGCCAACTGACAGCGGGGATTGTGCACGTTGGCGTTGGCGGATTCCATCGCTCCCACGAAGCTGTTTACACCAATGAGCTGATGCAAGAGAGCGGAACTTCCGAGTGGGCGATCTGCGGCATCGGTCTGCGAGAATCTGATCGCAGGATGGCCGAAGTGCTTCGCAAACAGGATTACCTCTACACGCTGATCGAAAAACATCCTGACGGGGAAATCGAAAACAGAGTCATCGGTTCGCTGGTTGATTTCGTTCTGGGAGTAGACGATCGGTCGGCTGTTATTGATCGAATGGCTCATCCAGACACGCGAATTGTCTCACTAACGATCACCGAAGGCGGCTACAATGTCGATGCGACTACCGGGAAATTTGACTTCTCCAACCCGGATGCACAACACGATCTCGAGAACCCTGCGTCGCCACGATTGGTTTTCGGATTTCTGACCGCCGCGTTGCGGAAACGGCGCGACAATGGACTACCGGCATTCACCGTTCAATCCTGCGACAATATTCAGCACAACGGTGATCTGACGCGGAAGATTTTGCTGGATTTCGCGAACCGACAGGATGCTGAGTTGGCAAAATGGATTGAAGACGAAGTCAGTTTCCCCAACGCGATGGTCGATCGGATCACGCCAGTCACTACCGAAGCCGACATCAATTACCTTGCGAATACGTTCGGATTCCACGACGCGTGGCCGGTGACTTGCGAGCCGTTTTGCCAATGGGTCATTGAAGACAACTTTTCCAACGGTCGGCCCGAATGGGAGAAAGTCGGAGCACAATTCGTTTCCGATGTGACGCCTTACGAGACGATGAAGCTGAGGCTGCTCAACGCCGGACATTCCGTGTTGGGGATTCTCGGCTCGATTTTTGGCCACGAGACGATCGACGGCTGTGTCAAGGACGAGTTGTTTGCTTCTTACTTGCGAACGTTTATGGATGTCGAAGCCACGCCAACGCTCGACGCTGTCGCAGGCATTGACCTGGACCAGTACAAAGACACGCTGATCGAGCGATTTGGCAATCCAAACATCAAGGATCGACTGGAACGGATCTGCTTGGAAAGTTCCAGCAAGCTTCCTGTCTTTCTGATTCCGACAATTAATGACAATCTGGAACGCGGCGGCAGCATCAAATTCGCGGCATTGGTGGTCGCAGCATGGTGCTACTACAGTGACAAAGGCGTCGATCAACACGGCAAGGAACTGGAGATCGTCGACGAGCTAAAAACGCTGCTACACAATGCCGCGAAGGAAACGGGCAGGGACAAGTTATCCTTCCTGAAACTGAAACAGGTGTTCGGCGGTCTGGCCCAGAACCATCGCTTCGCTGAAGTGTACATTGAAATGATCGATGCACTTTACGCCAACCCGGACGTTTCGGTCCTGATGCGAAAGCTTCTGTCAGACAGCTAA
- a CDS encoding sigma-54-dependent transcriptional regulator, producing the protein MKESFDILFVDDDDDLAAGYVRWFEKNGHNVIHTTSGQDGISQCDKRDFGIAVLDWNLPGLSGLELVQRMRDVNPDTEVIVLTGEGTIQNAVESMRRGVFDFLSKPFSMPELERRCIAAMERRQLRKENSQLREVIDRSQPPAKEMIGQSEAIAKVFRLIERVAPTDNPVLIEGESGTGKELVAQAIHRGSSRSARPMVTVNCAALPEQLVESELFGHEKGSFTGATAAKPGLFEVADGSTLFIDEIGEMPLALQPKLLRVLEDGSLRRVGSEKERRVDVRIVAATNRNLKTEVEEGRFREDLYYRINVLTVELPPLRDRGDDIGMLVNHFVGETHELEDDARASLESYEWPGNVRQLINTIKRAKILADDLITIDDLPEELDKGSDSSLVRSTNGSMAAGSLMALQCQHIKDVLEQENGNKSAAARVLGVERRKLYRMMKQHGIEG; encoded by the coding sequence ATGAAAGAATCTTTCGACATTCTGTTTGTAGACGATGACGACGACCTTGCCGCAGGCTACGTTCGATGGTTTGAAAAAAACGGACACAACGTGATCCATACGACCAGCGGACAGGACGGCATCAGCCAGTGCGATAAAAGAGATTTCGGGATCGCGGTTCTGGATTGGAATCTTCCCGGACTCAGCGGGTTGGAACTGGTGCAACGCATGCGCGACGTGAATCCGGACACCGAAGTCATTGTGCTGACCGGAGAAGGAACGATCCAGAACGCCGTTGAGTCGATGCGTCGAGGCGTGTTTGATTTTTTGTCCAAGCCGTTTTCGATGCCGGAGTTGGAACGAAGATGTATTGCCGCGATGGAGCGTCGTCAACTTCGTAAAGAGAATTCTCAACTTCGGGAAGTCATTGACCGCTCGCAACCGCCCGCGAAGGAGATGATCGGGCAGTCCGAAGCGATCGCGAAAGTCTTTCGGTTGATTGAGCGCGTTGCGCCAACCGACAACCCGGTTCTAATCGAAGGCGAAAGCGGAACGGGTAAGGAACTGGTGGCTCAAGCGATCCATCGAGGAAGTTCCCGATCCGCCCGACCGATGGTGACGGTAAATTGTGCGGCACTGCCGGAACAATTGGTTGAGAGCGAGCTGTTTGGCCACGAGAAGGGTTCGTTTACTGGTGCCACCGCCGCAAAACCAGGCTTGTTCGAAGTCGCCGATGGCAGCACACTGTTTATCGATGAAATCGGCGAGATGCCGCTGGCTCTACAGCCCAAACTTCTTCGAGTCCTCGAAGACGGCTCGCTGCGACGGGTCGGTTCAGAAAAAGAGCGTCGTGTCGATGTGAGAATCGTGGCCGCGACGAATCGGAATCTGAAGACGGAAGTCGAAGAAGGCCGCTTTCGCGAAGACCTCTACTATCGGATTAACGTGCTGACCGTCGAGTTGCCGCCATTGCGCGACCGCGGTGATGACATTGGAATGCTGGTAAATCATTTCGTCGGCGAAACGCACGAACTGGAAGACGACGCCAGGGCTTCGTTGGAATCTTACGAGTGGCCCGGTAACGTTCGCCAACTGATCAACACCATCAAGCGTGCTAAAATCCTTGCGGATGACTTGATCACGATCGACGATTTGCCGGAAGAACTGGATAAGGGTTCGGACTCCAGTTTGGTCCGCTCTACCAACGGGTCAATGGCTGCGGGATCGTTGATGGCTTTACAATGCCAACATATTAAAGACGTGCTTGAACAGGAAAACGGCAATAAATCGGCGGCGGCTCGCGTCCTGGGCGTAGAGCGTCGCAAGCTCTATCGCATGATGAAGCAGCACGGAATCGAAGGCTAG
- a CDS encoding sensor histidine kinase: MHEEHKMLESELRGQTRVLRRLAQGASLEETLDTLVAVAEETRPDMIGSILLLDRQSGLLRHGASRSLPESYCNVVDGTAPGPEVGSCGTAAYFGKRIIVEDIATDPLWKSVRQFALDASLRACWSEPIMDSAGEILGTFAMYYREPRKPNQSELDFVTGSANLAALAIERVRYQQEVERERAVLKTLVASVPDALISGGLDRRITHFSRSASRIFGYEPEEVLGKLTSVLYANPDDFQLLAKERFNPESHENLEIKEVMWRRKSGETFPGELMGATIRDESGTPHGYIGMVRDITDRKIAEAKLAESQHKLLQSERLAAMGQMVSAIAHESRNALQRIQVGVDVLRYEIAEGTEEREDLERIFRAKHDLEHLHNDLRSFAGPIQLEMTDGDLSDVWRLAWSNLQVSHADRKAELIEHSTCDDLTCRFDAFRLEQVFRNLFENSLAAGRDPVQVTVTCANTDIDGKPAISISVRDNGPGMPDEVKARVFDAFHTTKAKGTGLGMAIAKRFIDAHEGSITVVDGKIGAEFRISLPRHA; the protein is encoded by the coding sequence ATGCACGAAGAACACAAAATGCTGGAAAGCGAACTGCGTGGTCAGACACGCGTCCTTCGGCGACTGGCTCAAGGTGCGTCGCTGGAGGAAACTCTGGACACGCTCGTCGCTGTCGCCGAGGAAACACGGCCGGACATGATCGGCTCAATACTGTTGCTGGACAGGCAGAGCGGTTTACTGAGACATGGCGCATCCAGGAGCTTGCCCGAGAGCTATTGCAATGTTGTTGATGGCACTGCTCCAGGACCAGAAGTCGGTTCCTGCGGTACGGCGGCTTACTTTGGCAAGCGAATCATCGTCGAGGATATCGCCACGGATCCGCTTTGGAAAAGCGTTCGACAATTTGCGCTCGATGCTTCGCTTCGGGCCTGTTGGTCGGAACCGATCATGGATTCAGCAGGGGAGATCCTCGGGACGTTTGCGATGTACTACCGTGAACCGCGAAAGCCCAATCAGAGTGAACTGGATTTTGTAACCGGCAGCGCAAACCTGGCAGCACTTGCCATCGAGCGAGTCCGGTATCAGCAAGAAGTCGAGCGGGAACGCGCCGTGCTGAAAACGCTAGTCGCGAGCGTTCCGGACGCTCTAATTTCCGGTGGTCTTGATCGGAGAATTACTCATTTCAGCCGTAGTGCGTCGCGAATTTTCGGATACGAGCCAGAAGAAGTCCTCGGCAAACTGACTTCTGTTCTGTACGCCAATCCTGATGACTTTCAACTGTTGGCGAAGGAAAGGTTTAACCCGGAGTCGCACGAGAATCTTGAGATCAAGGAAGTCATGTGGCGTCGGAAGTCCGGTGAAACGTTTCCGGGCGAACTGATGGGCGCGACCATTCGTGATGAATCGGGAACGCCACACGGGTACATCGGTATGGTGCGTGACATTACCGATCGCAAAATTGCAGAGGCAAAACTGGCGGAGAGCCAACACAAACTTTTGCAGTCAGAACGACTGGCGGCGATGGGGCAGATGGTGTCTGCGATTGCTCACGAAAGCCGCAATGCGTTGCAGCGGATTCAGGTGGGTGTCGATGTGTTGCGTTACGAAATCGCAGAAGGCACGGAAGAACGCGAAGATCTTGAGCGGATCTTTCGAGCCAAACACGATCTGGAGCATTTGCACAACGATCTACGGAGCTTTGCTGGCCCGATTCAGCTGGAAATGACCGATGGCGATTTGTCGGATGTCTGGCGACTCGCGTGGAGTAACTTGCAGGTCTCGCATGCGGATCGGAAAGCTGAATTGATTGAGCATTCGACTTGCGATGATTTAACTTGTCGCTTCGACGCATTTCGGCTGGAACAGGTGTTTCGCAACCTCTTCGAAAATTCGCTCGCTGCCGGCCGTGACCCTGTGCAGGTTACGGTCACTTGTGCAAATACGGACATCGATGGCAAACCTGCAATTTCAATCTCGGTCCGTGATAACGGTCCCGGGATGCCCGATGAGGTGAAAGCTCGTGTTTTTGACGCTTTTCACACCACAAAGGCCAAAGGGACCGGCTTGGGCATGGCAATTGCCAAAAGATTCATCGACGCACATGAAGGCTCGATCACGGTTGTTGACGGGAAGATAGGCGCTGAGTTTCGAATCTCGTTGCCGCGTCATGCCTAG
- a CDS encoding response regulator — MTTKLKIVIADDEADIRHGLRRLLTRLGYNVVGEAADGLALVAVCDAERPDLVITDFRMPEKSGVEAANEIVEKQDIPFIIVSSYDPAVDQKPAFISDYLQKPVCVSELKAAIERACPA; from the coding sequence ATGACAACCAAACTCAAAATCGTGATTGCCGATGACGAAGCAGATATTCGTCACGGGCTTCGCCGACTGCTCACGCGACTTGGCTACAACGTCGTTGGGGAAGCAGCCGACGGTCTGGCTCTGGTTGCGGTTTGCGATGCCGAACGCCCCGATCTGGTGATCACTGATTTTCGCATGCCAGAGAAATCTGGAGTTGAGGCCGCGAACGAAATCGTCGAAAAGCAAGACATTCCTTTTATCATCGTTTCGTCTTACGATCCCGCTGTCGATCAGAAACCTGCTTTCATATCGGACTATCTGCAAAAGCCAGTTTGCGTTTCCGAGCTAAAAGCCGCCATCGAGCGAGCTTGCCCTGCGTAG
- a CDS encoding efflux RND transporter permease subunit — translation MNIGKLSMQYRTVVITVIALLTVWGSITFMTMPRREDPQFTIRTCVVATAWPGAPAIKVEELITDKIETALDGLEEVEKLESTTINGLSTVYVNLTDDVPVDAIQNVWDKVRAKVDLVTMPTDKVRPVVNDDFGSTAVMLLAIYQTPLPGQAEVDERVRYSPRELEIFAERVQDSARLLPGVAEVELYGVRDEAIYIETDLGNWAQIELTTDQLRNLVEQRNIVSPGGSIDTAAGRFNVKPGGEFDAVNEIESIAVGAVQTGRTASPVRLRDIGLSVHRDYEDPASVICRYSDTTGTYPAVTLAITMKAGGNIIEVCNACVEKYERLVNVEQLLPADLAITPVSLQADNVNAKVNDVINNVISAIVIVVIVVFLFVGARTSIVMAANIPIVVLAAIAIIRWFGVEIEQISLASIIIALGLLVDNAVQVCDQTRTNVMDGMTPAEGAMEAANTLMFPMLAGTLTTVAAFFPMLLALKGGGAEYVYSLPVTLSTTLLVSWLFAMTICVILAAAFIRAPKDPNVPTAPLPWLGYEMAKVGQRIARMFHRKNSDSDAIEADGSNSVTDTNDNDSPGENIFLRLYGVAAHLAVKFKWPVVLGTIGLLFATVQLPVSTEFFPQDRRDQFYINISLPETSTIEQTNQVVKQVESTIRTLSQSTNADGEPIERLRAMRSMVGGGGSRWALGLNPQSPASNVAEILIRTTDGEVTAGFIADIRRVADEGDQDLGLKPITGARVVPKSLSLGPPAEPVVIRVSGDGFANMQDLRRVTNEVKQLVREQEGTWDVHDSWGVYGFQLTLDIDDEKANLAGVSNADVADTLNAYYSGLRLSTFREGDHSVPVYFRLAADQRNDLSGIDRAYVEGQNGKLPLNSIATTRPVRTPVKIERRDMNRTIEVKAEVEDGISGNDVVNAIMNSEAMAKIRANLPTGFTIEVGGSLEESQDASVQMGTSFLISFLVIVLILVVMYNGWSKTLVILATLPMAVIGAWYGLYLTSNPLGFMPQLGLLSLFGIVLNTGIIFIEFADILIKQKVSEGDGSGPISGITRAEFRQCLVEAGKQRMLPIFLTTATTVGGLFPLALSGGPLWEGLAWLMIFGLLVATLLTLFVVPALYAIVVETFRINPIGKSDA, via the coding sequence GTGAATATTGGCAAACTCTCGATGCAATATCGCACCGTGGTGATCACGGTGATCGCGCTGCTGACGGTTTGGGGCAGCATCACGTTCATGACGATGCCGCGCCGCGAAGATCCGCAGTTCACTATTCGGACTTGCGTCGTTGCGACGGCCTGGCCTGGTGCGCCAGCAATCAAAGTCGAAGAACTCATCACGGACAAAATTGAAACAGCACTCGACGGGCTCGAAGAAGTCGAAAAGCTCGAGTCGACGACGATCAATGGCCTGTCGACCGTTTACGTGAACTTGACGGACGACGTTCCGGTCGATGCGATCCAGAATGTCTGGGACAAGGTCCGCGCGAAAGTCGACCTTGTCACGATGCCGACGGATAAGGTTCGCCCTGTGGTCAACGATGATTTCGGATCGACTGCGGTCATGTTGCTGGCGATTTATCAAACACCCCTGCCGGGACAAGCGGAAGTTGACGAACGAGTCCGCTATTCGCCGCGCGAACTGGAAATCTTTGCCGAACGAGTTCAGGATTCGGCGAGATTGCTTCCCGGTGTCGCCGAAGTCGAACTGTATGGCGTGCGAGACGAAGCCATCTACATCGAAACCGATCTAGGGAATTGGGCTCAGATTGAACTGACAACTGATCAGCTTCGAAATCTCGTTGAGCAGCGAAACATTGTTTCGCCAGGCGGCTCAATCGACACCGCGGCAGGAAGGTTCAACGTCAAACCTGGCGGTGAGTTCGATGCTGTGAACGAAATTGAATCAATCGCCGTGGGAGCCGTTCAAACCGGCAGAACTGCTTCGCCGGTACGACTGCGTGACATCGGATTGAGCGTCCATCGGGACTACGAAGATCCGGCGTCGGTCATCTGTCGATACTCGGATACGACCGGAACGTATCCGGCCGTCACGCTGGCGATCACGATGAAAGCCGGCGGCAACATTATCGAAGTCTGTAACGCGTGTGTGGAGAAATACGAGCGGCTGGTCAACGTCGAACAACTGCTGCCGGCCGACCTTGCGATCACACCGGTGTCCTTGCAAGCCGACAACGTGAACGCCAAAGTCAACGACGTGATCAACAATGTGATCTCGGCGATCGTCATCGTGGTGATCGTCGTTTTTCTGTTCGTCGGAGCGAGGACTTCGATCGTGATGGCCGCCAACATTCCCATCGTGGTGCTGGCCGCGATCGCCATCATTCGCTGGTTCGGCGTCGAGATCGAACAGATTTCACTGGCTTCGATCATTATCGCTTTGGGTTTGCTGGTCGACAACGCAGTTCAGGTTTGCGACCAAACGCGAACCAACGTGATGGATGGAATGACGCCAGCCGAAGGCGCGATGGAAGCCGCAAACACGCTGATGTTCCCCATGCTGGCCGGAACTTTGACGACCGTCGCGGCTTTCTTTCCCATGTTGCTGGCGCTCAAAGGCGGCGGTGCCGAGTACGTGTACAGCTTGCCGGTGACGCTGTCGACAACGCTGCTCGTTAGCTGGCTTTTTGCGATGACGATTTGCGTCATCCTGGCCGCGGCGTTCATTCGGGCTCCCAAAGACCCCAACGTTCCAACGGCGCCGTTGCCGTGGTTGGGCTACGAGATGGCGAAAGTCGGACAGAGAATTGCGCGGATGTTTCATCGCAAGAATTCCGATTCCGATGCGATTGAAGCTGACGGTTCGAATTCGGTCACTGACACCAACGACAACGATTCGCCGGGAGAGAACATTTTCTTGCGGCTGTACGGCGTGGCCGCACATCTGGCGGTGAAGTTCAAATGGCCTGTCGTGCTGGGAACGATTGGCTTGTTGTTCGCGACGGTGCAGCTTCCTGTTAGCACCGAGTTTTTTCCGCAAGACCGACGCGACCAGTTCTACATTAACATTTCCTTGCCCGAAACTTCGACGATCGAACAAACCAATCAGGTCGTGAAGCAGGTTGAGTCCACGATCCGCACGTTGAGCCAATCAACGAATGCCGACGGCGAACCGATCGAGCGTTTGCGTGCGATGCGCTCGATGGTCGGCGGCGGTGGTTCGCGATGGGCGCTCGGGCTTAACCCTCAATCTCCGGCATCCAACGTGGCAGAGATTTTGATCCGCACGACCGATGGCGAAGTCACCGCTGGATTCATTGCCGATATTCGCCGCGTAGCCGATGAAGGCGATCAGGATTTGGGACTCAAGCCGATCACCGGAGCGCGCGTCGTGCCCAAGTCGCTTTCGCTTGGTCCGCCGGCCGAACCTGTGGTGATTCGTGTCTCGGGAGACGGTTTTGCGAACATGCAGGACCTTCGCCGCGTCACCAACGAAGTCAAACAGTTGGTTCGCGAACAGGAGGGAACCTGGGACGTCCATGATTCGTGGGGCGTTTACGGTTTCCAGCTGACTTTGGACATCGACGACGAGAAAGCCAACCTGGCTGGCGTCTCCAACGCGGACGTCGCCGATACGCTCAACGCCTACTACAGCGGGCTGCGGCTTTCGACGTTCCGCGAAGGCGACCACTCGGTCCCGGTTTACTTTCGGCTTGCCGCCGACCAGCGAAATGATCTTTCGGGAATCGATCGGGCTTACGTCGAAGGCCAAAACGGCAAACTGCCCCTGAACTCAATTGCCACCACCCGGCCCGTGCGAACTCCGGTCAAAATCGAACGCCGCGATATGAATCGGACGATCGAAGTGAAAGCGGAAGTCGAAGATGGGATCTCGGGTAACGATGTCGTCAACGCGATTATGAATTCGGAGGCGATGGCAAAGATCAGAGCCAACTTACCGACGGGGTTTACGATTGAAGTCGGCGGTTCGCTCGAGGAAAGCCAGGATGCTTCGGTGCAGATGGGAACTTCGTTTCTGATTTCCTTCCTGGTAATCGTTCTAATTCTGGTCGTCATGTACAACGGCTGGTCGAAGACACTTGTGATTCTCGCGACGCTGCCGATGGCCGTCATCGGTGCGTGGTATGGCCTGTACCTGACCAGCAATCCGCTGGGCTTCATGCCGCAGCTTGGGTTGTTGTCGCTGTTCGGCATCGTATTGAACACAGGAATCATTTTCATCGAGTTCGCGGACATCCTGATCAAGCAGAAAGTAAGCGAAGGCGATGGCAGCGGTCCGATCTCCGGCATCACACGAGCTGAATTCCGGCAGTGTCTCGTCGAAGCTGGCAAGCAGCGGATGCTGCCGATTTTCCTGACAACGGCCACAACCGTTGGCGGCCTGTTTCCGCTCGCGCTTTCCGGAGGCCCACTGTGGGAAGGTCTGGCGTGGCTGATGATCTTCGGGCTGCTGGTCGCAACGTTGCTGACGCTGTTTGTCGTGCCCGCACTTTACGCGATCGTTGTGGAAACTTTTCGGATCAATCCGATCGGCAAATCAGACGCGTAG